The genomic region CCTAGTACGCTGAATGAATGTGACGACGATTCGGATATCTCCCTTTATTCGTGTCCGCCTGAATGGAGCATCTCAAACCCACGGGCCATTTCAGTCGCCGAAGGCCGCACCAATTCGTGAATGACTCGACCGTCGCGCAGGAAGATCAACGTTGGCCAGAGTTTGACGCGAAACGATCGGCCGAGCCGACGTCCTCTTCCATCTTCCACGGGGATGTGCCGAATCGTCGTGTATCGCGAACGCAGCTCCGCCATCGTCGATTGAATGGCTTCGCAATGTGGACACCACGACGCGCCAAATTCAAGCACGACCGGCCCCATTATTTGATCGACTTCGTCGCGCGTCGGCTCTGTCAGCATACGTTCACTTCGGGGGGATCTTGGAGGCACTCCTTCAATGACATTGCGGCACTCACTTACCCAAGCTCACAACAGTTTAGGCCACCGCGTGCACCGCTTTGCCATTCGCCTGCAGTGCCACCTCGATATTGCCACGTGTCGCCTTGGAATATGGGCAGATGGTGTGTGCTTTGGCGACGAGCGCCTCAGCCTGTAATTGATCGACGCCATTCAGTTCGGCGTCCAGCGTCACGTTCAGGAAGTAACCACTGTCATCCTTGTTGAGATTCACCGTCGCGGTCACCTTGATGTCGCTCGGCCTCAGGGAAATCTTCGCGAGCGCGCTAGCTGCCCCGATCGCGCCGCCGAAGCAGGCGGAATAGCCGGCCGCGAACAACTGCTCCGGATTCGTGCCAGGACCATTCGATCCGGGTGGAGAAAGATTCAGATTGATCTTGCCATCCGGGCTGGTGGCTTTGCCTTCGCGGCCGGCCGTGGCACTGGCGGTTTCCGAAGCTAGAACTGGCATGGATCGTCTCCGTGAGCATACTACTGAATGAACGGCGTCATATAGACAATTTTGACATGGACCGGGCAGGCTTGGGAAGTGCTGCAATGGGCATCAAAATTAGACTATTGCGCTGGAGGACGCATGCGCCACGGACTGCGCGATCGAAAGTCATCCGTTGTCAATGCTGCAACGAATGTGCTCAGGTATTGTTTTGACTTGTTCGGCCGCTCGTTGGCTATTTGACGACACCCCCCACAATGAACGGCAATCCTTCCCACGTCCCACGGGCTGATCTAAGGCCCACAGGCTGGGAACTCCGTCGCCAGCGGCTCATCGCGTGGGCAAGAGACCGCGTGGCGCTTTGGGCGGTTGCTAGCTTGGGCTGGGCGGGGCTGTCGATTTATCGCGTTCATGATTTCGATGCGATGGGTGTGCATTATCATCGCCACGGTGGTGGCAATCATGATCCTCTGGGAGCTGGTCGCGTGGGGCTGGCGCTCCGTAAGAAAATTAAGAAAGGCAGTCTGACATCAGCTGAGCCTAGTTGATCAGCTGGTCGCGCGACGACCGTAGCGGCAAGCCATTTGGTCGCCACGTCAGTACGGACTTCATCGGCGTAAATTCGTTGGCCATACATTGATACGCCCGAAGCCAGGTAATGATCTCTGGCCTTTCGAGCAGATTGGGAGATTCGGCCTGCAATTTTCTTGTTCGGCAGATGGAAACCAGATACAACCGGGACGGACATGCACTTGCGGTAAGGAGTATTGGAATATGTTCAAGAGTCGTGGCAAATCATTTCGAGAACAAGGGCGACTCGGGCTACAACCGCTGGAGAACCGAATGTTGTTGGCGGTCGCACTCGGCGGCGAGGTGGATCCTCCGCAAGGATCAAATGAGGATGCTTCGGGGCGCTTCGCCGATTCAACGGGATTCTACGGACCTGCTGGCGAACTCCTGGCCACTCCGCCGGAAGACGGTTGCGCAGGCCTGTTCACCGCCGCGCCGGGCGGCGGGTACGTCTCGCAGTGTTCGGGCATCTATCCCGGTCATCGCAGCCAAGATACCGTTGCGCAGTTCTATGATCGGAACGGCAAGCCACTCACGGAGCAGTTTTTGGTCAACGAGGATCGACCTGGACTCGACGGCCATATCACCGCGTTCTCCCAGGCCAACGGGAACTTCACCCTCTTTTACGCCGAGGGCAATATTACCTACTTTCGCCGCTACTCCGCGGACGGAACGCCACTTTCGCCGGCGACGCCTATTGGGCGATCCGACCATGGCCGTCAGTTCTCCTTCAACCAACGCGGCGACTTTGCGATTTCATATTTGGGCGTGCCCTATAGAAGTGACGTCGCAGTTTTCTTCGTGGACGGTACGAGCCTTTACATCAATGAACCGGGTATTAAAGTTGTTGCGATCGACGCTATCGGCAGAACCAGTGTGCTGTATAACTTCGAAAACCGCATGTACTTCTCCCAGTATGCGGTCGATGGAACTCGAATTCGATACGAACACGTCGCACATCGATCGGCGTCGAACATCGTCGCCTATCCTGACGGCCACTCGGTGACCCTCTACACGGAGAACGGCTTGCCGTTTCTTCAGGAGCGGGATGAAAACGGGGTTCGACTCGGCGCGCCTCTTCAGTGGCCGGTCAGCAGTATCGGGGTCGATCGCCAGGGACGCGTGGGGGTGGGCTTCACGAACGGCGATCCTCCGCGATATTTGGTGCGGACCGACGCGGTTCTCGGAACTTCCCAAGTGCATCAAGTGAACGCGCCCGGCGAAACATCGCCCATCGCCGAAAATGCACTGGTTCAAGAGCATCTGAAGGCAATGGAAGTTGGTTTCTTCGGCCGTGTTTCCAACGACGGGCCGGCAAGCGCCACAAATACCGAACGCTGGAAGCTGTTTCGGAATGCTCAGGATGTCAGTGATTTGATTGAATCCGTCGTCGTCCAACAAGATGCGTTGGGCTGCGGAGATCAAGCATCGATCTCGTTCAGCGCTCCACTGGCGGTCGGAAACTACCGTTTACTCGCCACTGATTCCATCGGTGTTCCTAACGGCGGCGCGATCGACGGCAACTACGACGGTCTGCCGGGCGGGGATTTCGAACGGCGATTCAGCATCGTTCCGCCTGTGGCCACAGGGCCGGAAGCACGCGTGAATCAACATACGGCTGGAGAGCAGCGTACATCTCCCTCTTCGCTGGCGAATACCGTGATGTTGGGCGATGGATCCGTGATCACGACCTGGGCGAGCGAAGGTCAGGACGGCGATGGTTGGGGTGTCTACGCCCGAATTCTTGGTGCGAACGGTATCCCGTCGGGCGATGAATTCCTGGTAAACGAAACCACCGCCGGCCAGCAGCGATTTTCGACATTGGCCGCGGATCCGACCGGTGGTTTTCTCGTCACCTGGTCGAGTTCCGGACAGGACGGCGACGGCTATGGCGTCTACGCCCGGCGTTTCAATGCTCAGGGCGAGGCCATCAGCGCCGAGTTTCCTCTCAACACCTACACTTTCGGCGATCAAACCAAGTCGAGCGTGGCGTTTGATGCCACGGGCGACTTTATCGTGGCATGGGAGAGCAAGGTGCAGGATGGCTTCGGCTACGGCGTCTACGCGCGCCGCTTTGCCAGCGACGGGACGCCACTTGACAATGAATTTCGCGTCAACGAGACGATCTTGAGTGACCAACGCCTGGCGAGCGTGGCAATGAATGGCGAAGGAGCCTCTGTTGTCACCTGGTCGAACCGAAGTCAGGACGGCAGTGGCTACGATGTTTACGCGCGGCGATATAGCACCGCCGGGCAACCGTTGAGCGGCGAAGAACGAGTCAACTCGACAACAGCGGGACACCAGAAGTTTTCTCGCGTAGTGATGGACGAGGAGGGGGACTATTGGGTCACTTGGATGAGCGACGTCCAGGACGGCGACGGCTATGGCGTCTACGCGCGGCGCTTTGCGTCGGACGGGCAAGCCGCATCCGACGAATTTCTGGTAAATCAATTCACTGTCGGACACCAACAACATCCGGCAATCGGTCGCGACGATGACAACAATGTGGTGCTCACGTGGGCGAGTCAGCAGCAGGACGGCGACGACTGGGGCGTCTACGCTCGCCGCTTCAATTGGATCGGGCGTTCGCGCGGGGACGAGTTCCCGGTCAACACCACGACGGAAGCGCAGCAGAACCTCCCAAGCATCGGCGTCGCTTCCAACGGTGAATTCACGATCGTTTGGAATAGCGAATCACCTGGCGGCGACAGCGTCGACGTTTTCCTACAGCGATACCTGACGGCCAACGCGACGCCCGTGGCCGCGCCAGGCGGACCATATGCGGTGGCTGAGGGGGGCCAAGTGCAGTTCGACGCGTCGGGATCCTTCGACCCTGACGTCGACCACTCCCTCACCTTTAGTTGGGATGTCAACGGCGACGGCGAATATGGCGACGCGGTGGGACAGAGTCCATCCCTCAGCTGGGCGCAGCTCAACGCCCTGGGAATCAACGACGGTCCAGCCGTATGGGACCAGGTCAGTGTTCGCGTCACGGACTCCAAAGGTGCGTTCGGCTTTGCCTCCACTTTGCTACAGGTAAATGACGCTCCGCCAGCGACCACGATTGCAGGCCCTGCGTCGACTACGGAAGGAGCGACTTATTCCCTGACACTGGGGACGGTGGTTGATCACGGCGCGGACACGGTGACTATGTGGACGGTACATTGGGGCGACGGCACGTCGAACGTCTACAATTCGCGAGGCGCAAAAACGCACACATACCTCAGCGGACCTGCGCAGCGCACCATGACGGTTGATTTGACCAACGAAGATGGCACGTTCGCTGGTGTCGTCACTCGACAAGTCAACGTGCTCAATTCGCCCCCGTTGCTGACCAATTTGGCGATTGACGATATCAACGAGAATGAAGTGGCGTTGCTCCAAGGCTCGATCCTTGAGTGGAGTCCGGACGACACGTTTGAGTTGATCATCGACTGGGGCGATGGTAGCGAAGCGGAAGTGTTGTCGTTGCCTGCCAACACCAAGGACTTCCAGGTACAGCACCGCTATCTTGACGATCCCGAGGGGCCCGCGCCGCTGTTGACCTCGATCAACGTCACCTTGCGAGATGTCGACGGCGGCTCGGATGTCGAGAGTCTTCAATTCGCCGTGAACAATGTCGCCCCTCAGGCTTCGATTTCGGGCGCGGTCGCCGAGTCTCCGATTGGGGAGCCAATTCAATTGTCCGCAGTCATCGACGACCCTGGCACGCTTGACGTCTTTGCCTATGATTGGCGTGTTGAACGACAGGGCGCGCTGATCGCTGCGGGGACGAATCAAGCGTTCACGTTCACGCCCAGCTTGGCTGGCACGTATGTTGTGAGACTGAACGTGCTGGACGACGACGGGGGGACGGGCGAGGTTGTCACGATCATTCAAGTAATCGGAGACACCGCCACGCCTGGTGACACGAATGGTGACGGCGACGTGGATATCGTCGACTTGAACAATGTACGAAACAATTTCGGCGGTACAGGGCTCGGTGATACCGATGGCGACGGCGACGTGGACGTGAGTGATTTGAATGCTGTGAGAAACAACTTCGGTATTCAATTGCCGTCCGTCGCCACTTCATTTCAGTTGTCCCCGGCAAGCGAGCGCCTCAGCATTCGGCGGATGGCGCACGACGCGGTGTTCGGGATGTTGTTGAGTGCGGAACGACCCATCGAAAAGCGAGGCGGACGGCCGCGCTGAAATCGATGAGATTCTTGCAATTGTTAGCCGCGCTGGCTCGTCTTAGAGTTCGAACCGCTTCTTCAATCAGCGTTGGAATGGGCTCTCCTCGCCAGCTTCCGCAAGGGCATCGATGAGCATCGATCAACCTGAACCATTTCGGCCAGTACGAAAGCGTCAATGGCGACGTTTTGGCCTGCGGTCGCTGTTTGTCTTTGTGGCGATCTGCGCCGTGCTCGTGGCATTCGTGGGACGGGGATACTATCGCGATTATCTGCACCAGATCGCGATTGTGGCGATCGAAGCCCAGGGCGGTCTCGTGCTCCGTCGCAGTAAAGTCGTGTACCGGGTTTACTTGCGCGGCGACAAGTTCGACGATGCGATGGTGACCGAACTGGCACCACACCTGCGTAATCTTCCGGAACTGCGGGAACTGGACCTCGTGGAGAGCCCGGTTACCGACAGTAGTGTGACCGTACTACAACAACTTGCGCACGTGCAAGAAATGCGCATTTTCGAAACGCGGATGACCAAGCAGGGGATTCAGCGGCTGCAAGACAGCCTGGTGCATACAAAATTGTCCGAGTTGCCGCCCGACCCGATCGCTACTGGGCTGGCCATGCGGCGCATTTATCGCCACGCCGTGGTAACGGCAGCGTTTTCTCGGGACAGCAAGTCGCTTTACGTGGGAAATGGTGAAGGGGAGTTGAGTGCGATCGACGTTACGGACGGCGAGGTGTACGCACAAAGTTCGGCGCATCAGAACTGGTTGTTCTGCGTCGCGATCAGCCCGGACGGACAATCCTTGGCGACCGGCGGCGGGGACAACCGCATTCGACTTTGGGACACATCATCGCTTCAACTGCGTGGAGAACTGGACGGACATGTCGATGATGTCCACGGAGTTGCATTCAATCGCACCGGCGAAATGCTCTTCTCCGCCGGTGATGATCGCACTTTGCGGGCATGGGACCTTGTCGCTCAAAAACAAGTCTATCAAATCGCCGCCCACGACGGCTCCATTCCGTCGCTGTCCTATTCCGGCCGATCGAATCTCGTCGCGACGGGGAGCCGGGATCATACGGTTAAGCTCTGGGACGCCGACAGCGGGGCGCACCTGCGAACGCTGAGCGAACACACGGATGACGTGAACGCGGTGGCGTTCAGCGACGACGGCAGCCTGCTCGCGTCCGGTAGCTACGATGGTACGGTGCGGATTTGGGAGCCATCTGGCCAGAAATCATCGCGCGTGCTGTCGTGCGGCGACTGCCGAGTGCATGCGGTTCGGTTCAGCCACGACGCGAAGCATGTTGCCGCAGCTTCCAGCGACGGCGGCGTGCGCATTTGGGAAGTCGCGACTGGCGAACTAGCTCGTTCGCTATCCAAACAGGATTGTCCAGCGAATTTGGCTTTTTCCAACGACGGCCACAATATGGCGTCGATGGCGGCTGATGGCAGCGTG from Planctomycetia bacterium harbors:
- a CDS encoding PKD domain-containing protein, whose amino-acid sequence is MFKSRGKSFREQGRLGLQPLENRMLLAVALGGEVDPPQGSNEDASGRFADSTGFYGPAGELLATPPEDGCAGLFTAAPGGGYVSQCSGIYPGHRSQDTVAQFYDRNGKPLTEQFLVNEDRPGLDGHITAFSQANGNFTLFYAEGNITYFRRYSADGTPLSPATPIGRSDHGRQFSFNQRGDFAISYLGVPYRSDVAVFFVDGTSLYINEPGIKVVAIDAIGRTSVLYNFENRMYFSQYAVDGTRIRYEHVAHRSASNIVAYPDGHSVTLYTENGLPFLQERDENGVRLGAPLQWPVSSIGVDRQGRVGVGFTNGDPPRYLVRTDAVLGTSQVHQVNAPGETSPIAENALVQEHLKAMEVGFFGRVSNDGPASATNTERWKLFRNAQDVSDLIESVVVQQDALGCGDQASISFSAPLAVGNYRLLATDSIGVPNGGAIDGNYDGLPGGDFERRFSIVPPVATGPEARVNQHTAGEQRTSPSSLANTVMLGDGSVITTWASEGQDGDGWGVYARILGANGIPSGDEFLVNETTAGQQRFSTLAADPTGGFLVTWSSSGQDGDGYGVYARRFNAQGEAISAEFPLNTYTFGDQTKSSVAFDATGDFIVAWESKVQDGFGYGVYARRFASDGTPLDNEFRVNETILSDQRLASVAMNGEGASVVTWSNRSQDGSGYDVYARRYSTAGQPLSGEERVNSTTAGHQKFSRVVMDEEGDYWVTWMSDVQDGDGYGVYARRFASDGQAASDEFLVNQFTVGHQQHPAIGRDDDNNVVLTWASQQQDGDDWGVYARRFNWIGRSRGDEFPVNTTTEAQQNLPSIGVASNGEFTIVWNSESPGGDSVDVFLQRYLTANATPVAAPGGPYAVAEGGQVQFDASGSFDPDVDHSLTFSWDVNGDGEYGDAVGQSPSLSWAQLNALGINDGPAVWDQVSVRVTDSKGAFGFASTLLQVNDAPPATTIAGPASTTEGATYSLTLGTVVDHGADTVTMWTVHWGDGTSNVYNSRGAKTHTYLSGPAQRTMTVDLTNEDGTFAGVVTRQVNVLNSPPLLTNLAIDDINENEVALLQGSILEWSPDDTFELIIDWGDGSEAEVLSLPANTKDFQVQHRYLDDPEGPAPLLTSINVTLRDVDGGSDVESLQFAVNNVAPQASISGAVAESPIGEPIQLSAVIDDPGTLDVFAYDWRVERQGALIAAGTNQAFTFTPSLAGTYVVRLNVLDDDGGTGEVVTIIQVIGDTATPGDTNGDGDVDIVDLNNVRNNFGGTGLGDTDGDGDVDVSDLNAVRNNFGIQLPSVATSFQLSPASERLSIRRMAHDAVFGMLLSAERPIEKRGGRPR
- a CDS encoding WD40 repeat domain-containing protein, with the protein product MSIDQPEPFRPVRKRQWRRFGLRSLFVFVAICAVLVAFVGRGYYRDYLHQIAIVAIEAQGGLVLRRSKVVYRVYLRGDKFDDAMVTELAPHLRNLPELRELDLVESPVTDSSVTVLQQLAHVQEMRIFETRMTKQGIQRLQDSLVHTKLSELPPDPIATGLAMRRIYRHAVVTAAFSRDSKSLYVGNGEGELSAIDVTDGEVYAQSSAHQNWLFCVAISPDGQSLATGGGDNRIRLWDTSSLQLRGELDGHVDDVHGVAFNRTGEMLFSAGDDRTLRAWDLVAQKQVYQIAAHDGSIPSLSYSGRSNLVATGSRDHTVKLWDADSGAHLRTLSEHTDDVNAVAFSDDGSLLASGSYDGTVRIWEPSGQKSSRVLSCGDCRVHAVRFSHDAKHVAAASSDGGVRIWEVATGELARSLSKQDCPANLAFSNDGHNMASMAADGSVALWRSESEPVGSYSFAWKTFVIPTYVAGR
- a CDS encoding thioredoxin family protein, encoding MLTEPTRDEVDQIMGPVVLEFGASWCPHCEAIQSTMAELRSRYTTIRHIPVEDGRGRRLGRSFRVKLWPTLIFLRDGRVIHELVRPSATEMARGFEMLHSGGHE
- a CDS encoding organic hydroperoxide resistance protein; the encoded protein is MPVLASETASATAGREGKATSPDGKINLNLSPPGSNGPGTNPEQLFAAGYSACFGGAIGAASALAKISLRPSDIKVTATVNLNKDDSGYFLNVTLDAELNGVDQLQAEALVAKAHTICPYSKATRGNIEVALQANGKAVHAVA